In Vibrio sp. 10N, the following proteins share a genomic window:
- a CDS encoding methyltransferase family protein: MKALELKVPPVLVFLIIAALMYFIAWYDNGWLYTYIPLKTVWALGLFILSGIVGVSGVVEFRRAKTTVDPTKPNKASCVVDSGIFSKTRNPMYLALFTLLLSWGFWLEDGLALTLCWLFIPYMNRFQIKPEERILESMFGEDYRQYKAKVRRWI, from the coding sequence TTGAAGGCGTTAGAGCTTAAAGTTCCACCGGTTTTGGTTTTTCTGATCATTGCTGCTTTGATGTACTTTATTGCATGGTACGACAATGGTTGGCTGTACACCTACATTCCACTCAAAACTGTGTGGGCGTTGGGGCTATTTATTCTTAGCGGTATTGTTGGCGTGTCTGGCGTGGTCGAGTTTAGGCGAGCTAAAACGACCGTCGATCCTACCAAGCCGAATAAAGCCAGCTGTGTAGTGGACAGTGGTATCTTTTCGAAAACCCGCAACCCCATGTACTTGGCTCTGTTTACATTACTGCTTAGTTGGGGGTTTTGGCTCGAAGATGGTTTAGCGCTGACGTTATGTTGGCTGTTCATCCCTTATATGAATCGATTCCAAATCAAACCAGAAGAGCGGATCCTTGAATCGATGTTTGGAGAAGACTATCGCCAATATAAAGCGAAAGTAAGACGCTGGATATGA
- a CDS encoding DUF3581 domain-containing protein — translation MFLAPYVSTNNDQFEFTRQQASHFAKKVAGDFNPIHDEDNKRFCVPGDLLFAVLLQKEGISQKMRFDFSGMVGDGVALNVIEKGAHESALVDTAGKEYLQMTHSGEVSHDSAFIEHVVTNYVQFSGMNFPHIMVPLMEQEQMMINCQRPLVIYESMEVEFERLDLQHPEVEFTGATFDVEGKRGVVTLNFAFKEDGAVVGKGIKRMVASGLKPYDTDAVDDLVSRFNERKAYFLEQLS, via the coding sequence ATGTTTCTAGCACCATACGTATCAACCAACAACGATCAGTTTGAGTTCACCCGTCAACAAGCAAGCCATTTCGCAAAAAAGGTCGCAGGTGACTTCAACCCTATTCATGACGAAGATAACAAGCGCTTCTGTGTACCAGGGGACCTGCTATTCGCAGTGTTACTTCAAAAAGAAGGCATCAGCCAGAAAATGCGCTTTGATTTCTCTGGTATGGTGGGTGACGGCGTTGCCTTGAATGTAATCGAGAAAGGCGCGCATGAGAGCGCACTTGTTGATACGGCTGGAAAAGAATACTTGCAGATGACTCACAGCGGTGAAGTAAGTCATGACAGTGCGTTCATTGAGCACGTTGTGACCAATTACGTGCAGTTCTCTGGAATGAATTTCCCGCACATTATGGTTCCTTTGATGGAACAAGAGCAAATGATGATCAACTGCCAGCGCCCATTGGTCATTTACGAAAGCATGGAAGTAGAATTCGAACGTTTGGATCTACAGCATCCAGAGGTCGAGTTTACCGGCGCGACGTTCGATGTCGAAGGCAAGCGTGGCGTGGTAACTCTCAACTTCGCGTTTAAAGAAGACGGTGCCGTTGTCGGCAAAGGCATTAAACGCATGGTTGCGAGCGGCCTAAAACCATACGATACCGATGCAGTCGATGATCTCGTTTCCCGCTTTAATGAGCGTAAAGCTTACTTTCTAGAACAGCTAAGCTAA